AATCTAAAGTCCAATCAGATACCTAATGATCCTATCAACATCACTTCATATGTATGAATGACAAAACAATAGTACAACATGAAGACATCAAAAAGATGATCAATCAtatgtcttctctctctcttgcacctTTTTTACACTCTAAACCCCTCTTGTCCTCACAGGGTATTCTCCGCCTACAttaaggaggtggaggagaagccTGGCCCCACCGCTTGGGGCAGCAAGATGCCGTTTGGTGAGATGTTGTTCGAGTCCGGAGGATCTGTAGCTGCAGATCAGACTTCGGTTGGAGGCGGTGGTTGGGTGCACAGCGTGTGTTTCTCTCACTCTGGGAACCGCCTGGTCTGGACCTCCCATGACTCAACAGTGTCTGTTGCAGAGGGAGGCAAGACTGGCACGTAAGAGAGGGTGGGGCTGCGtaactgcatgtttgtgtgtgtggttgataTGTAGTCTGACCTTTGTTTTGATCTCACAGGGTGAACAGTCTGAGCTCTGAGACGCTTCCCCTACTGTGTGTCACTTTCATTACTGAGAACAGCATAGTGGCAGCTGTAAGTATTCACTACATAAACAGTATTTAGTCAGAGCATGATAagttgtttttatacttttatttttactctgacTGATTTTCTGATGGACTAAAATCAATTTAACAACTAAACCAGACGTGAAAAtgaactgtaatatttattaGGAGTCTTCTATATATACAACAAAACAATTCAAGCACTGAGAATTGGCCTAAACACTGAAACGTTCAGTAAATACAGGGATGTTTGTTgtatgttttcaaatgtttcgcTTTTCCTCATTTTCTGTCAGCTATTGCCTGACTATGCCgtaaacacagaacaagaaTAACATGTTCACTTATTgctttctgaaaataaaaataatgtgcatctatttttacatgttaatcAAATATTATCAAACAGTTACACAAGTTCATAAGTTAGCATACTGTTCTTTGCCagaaatagagaaaaaataaaagtgacaggGTCACCTTCAACAACATTGCAATCAAAACACTTTCTAGCTTTCTAGCTCAATCTTGATACTACAGCATGTTAAGGTCTTGTATATTATCACCTTCCTTAAAATATAAGGAGATCTATATGGAGAGTCTTCCTGACCgcatgttcatgtgtttctgcTCCTTCAGGGCCATGACTGTTACCCGGTGCTGTTTGTGTATGATGGGGCTAAAGGCAGCTTGACGTTTGGTGGTAAGCTGGATGTTCCTAAGCAGGCGGCCCAGAAGGGCATCAGTGCCAGGGAGCGTTTCCAGAACCTGGACCGTCGAGCCTCAGAGACCCAAGGCACTGAGAAGGACCTGAACAGCCTGCACAAGAACAGCATCAGgtggggaagaaaaaaatgcttaCCTAAAGCTAGACTGTATGTAGTTAATTAtctgatcactggaaagttcACCTGTGACATCTGTCGTCacaaatgtttgtgaatgttaGCGCCAGAGTTTGTGAATAACACTTTcacatttatatacacacaACCATCGTTGATGTGTTTTGCTCTGCAGCACAATTAGGGGTGCATTTAAcccttgcattttttttttgcaaattcaactatgtttgatttgtttgcacAGCTTAAGCAGGCGCAAAAGCAATGCAATCCTTGATTGATTCAGGTCCTTAGtttctttctctccacctcGACATATTCAATTGAACTCAATCATTCGTATTTAAAGGTGTGTTACTCATCATCCCAATCAAAcagttgttttccttttttatcttcAAGTGTGTTGTGTGCAGATTATTGATTTgtctaaaacaacattttcagccAAATCTCAGTGCTCGAAGGAGGAAGAAACCAGTGCACCAAGTTCTGCACCACTGGCATGGATGGAGGAATGGGCCTCTGGGATGTCAAGGTAGCCCACTcataaacaaaagaacaaacacacacacatacacacacacacacacacacacacacacacacacacacacacacacacacccacacctaAAACAGATCACACCAGCTACAGATGCTACACGTCAATGTGGCCAGATGTTTCTTCGTATGATGTCCTGATTTTTctccaaacacaacatgaacattgtttttaaacattCTATTTCCTATTTCAGACTCTGGAGTCTGCAATGAAGAACCTGAAAATAGTCTGAAGTCTAAATTCAAGTTTACGGCACTCCGGCAAAAGAAAATGCGCTTCGGTGGACATGAAGGAAACCGCTGCCTTGTCCCACACCGCTTTTTGGCCTTATTTTAATCAGgtatttttatatattcaaGTTTAACGATCAGACTTGGGTCAGTCAGTGTTTATCCCTCTGAAACACTTTGTTGAGCCTGTTAAACCCAGCACTGTGTGCAGAGGACTGACCCCAGTCTGCAATTGGTACTTAAAGAG
This window of the Labrus mixtus chromosome 2, fLabMix1.1, whole genome shotgun sequence genome carries:
- the arpc1b gene encoding actin-related protein 2/3 complex subunit 1B, producing the protein MAYHSFLLEPISCHAWNKDRTQIALCPNDHEVHIYKKDGTKWNKIHELKEHNGQVTGIDWAPDSNRIVTCGADRNAYVWTLKEGAWKPTLVILRINRAARCVKWSPRENKFAVGSGSRLISICYFEQENDWWVCKHIKKPIRSTILSLDWHPNNVLLAAGSCDFKCRVFSAYIKEVEEKPGPTAWGSKMPFGEMLFESGGSVAADQTSVGGGGWVHSVCFSHSGNRLVWTSHDSTVSVAEGGKTGTVNSLSSETLPLLCVTFITENSIVAAGHDCYPVLFVYDGAKGSLTFGGKLDVPKQAAQKGISARERFQNLDRRASETQGTEKDLNSLHKNSISQISVLEGGRNQCTKFCTTGMDGGMGLWDVKTLESAMKNLKIV